A section of the Verrucomicrobiota bacterium genome encodes:
- a CDS encoding type 1 glutamine amidotransferase, with amino-acid sequence MRVHWLQHVPFEGLGSLEAEWKRRGALVSVTRFWAEEALPEVEEIDLLVVMGGPMNIYQDALHPWLPQERAFLRSYLEQGKPALGICLGAQLLAEALGGKVSRNQEVEIGWFPLRRLPSEGPAAELQDCFPAGLEVLHWHGDTFSWPREAVPLFASEACARQVFLWRGRVLGLQFHLEMRLADGEGLVREAGRELETGGDFVQSACEILAEEGRFQEAHQVLSRVLDWWLPRVFPA; translated from the coding sequence ATGCGGGTTCACTGGTTGCAGCATGTCCCTTTCGAAGGGCTGGGGAGCTTGGAGGCGGAATGGAAACGGCGCGGGGCCCTGGTGAGCGTAACGCGCTTTTGGGCCGAGGAGGCGCTGCCCGAGGTGGAGGAGATCGACCTGTTGGTGGTGATGGGGGGACCGATGAACATTTACCAAGACGCGCTTCACCCCTGGTTGCCCCAAGAGCGGGCCTTCCTGCGAAGCTACCTCGAGCAGGGAAAGCCCGCCCTCGGGATTTGTTTGGGCGCGCAGCTGTTGGCGGAGGCGCTGGGAGGCAAAGTGAGCCGGAATCAGGAGGTAGAAATCGGTTGGTTTCCTCTGAGGCGGCTACCGAGTGAGGGCCCGGCGGCGGAGCTGCAAGACTGTTTCCCAGCGGGGCTGGAAGTGCTGCACTGGCATGGGGACACGTTCTCTTGGCCGCGAGAGGCGGTCCCCCTCTTTGCGAGTGAGGCCTGTGCTCGGCAGGTGTTTCTTTGGCGGGGGCGGGTGCTCGGTTTGCAATTTCATTTGGAAATGCGTTTGGCGGATGGGGAGGGCCTGGTGCGAGAGGCGGGTCGGGAGCTCGAGACCGGGGGGGACTTTGTCCAAAGTGCCTGTGAGATTTTGGCCGAGGAAGGGCGCTTTCAGGAGGCCCATCAGGTCTTGAGCCGAGTGCTCGATTGGTGGTTGCCTCGGGTGTTTCCGGCCTAG
- the lexA gene encoding transcriptional repressor LexA — translation MNGITRRQQELIDYLRQHQREKGLMPSTREIQRHFGFASQTAAVSHLRALERKGVIKRLPGKARAVVFPEDLERPEVWDIPVYGRIAAGMPQETGQEPDEVISLDPSLLGLRRDKGLFALKVHGESMIDAHICDGDTVILEPRQPRDGDVVAALIDGETTLKRFVVNQGQPYLRAENEEYPDLQPARELVVQGVLVSLLRRAA, via the coding sequence ATGAACGGAATCACCCGTCGCCAACAAGAGCTGATTGACTATCTCCGACAGCATCAGCGGGAAAAGGGCCTGATGCCCTCCACCCGAGAAATCCAGCGGCACTTCGGCTTTGCCAGCCAGACGGCCGCCGTCAGTCACTTGCGCGCTTTGGAGCGAAAGGGCGTCATCAAGCGGCTGCCGGGGAAGGCCCGGGCGGTCGTCTTTCCAGAGGATTTGGAACGGCCGGAGGTCTGGGACATTCCGGTCTATGGAAGGATTGCGGCCGGCATGCCCCAGGAGACGGGCCAAGAGCCGGACGAAGTCATTTCGCTGGACCCCTCTCTGCTGGGCTTGAGGCGGGACAAAGGGCTCTTCGCGCTCAAAGTCCATGGGGAGTCCATGATCGACGCCCACATCTGTGACGGAGACACCGTCATTTTGGAGCCGCGCCAGCCGCGCGATGGCGACGTGGTGGCGGCCTTGATCGATGGCGAGACTACTCTCAAGCGCTTTGTCGTCAACCAGGGGCAGCCTTACCTCCGGGCGGAAAATGAGGAGTACCCCGATCTCCAGCCTGCGCGGGAATTGGTGGTGCAGGGGGTGCTGGTTTCGCTTCTGCGACGGGCGGCTTGA
- a CDS encoding tetratricopeptide repeat protein — protein sequence MHRSLLCLLVALPGWGEAQPSKPAQAAAAYQARDWEQAARLYQEILATQPSDEATLGNYGLVLYRLERWEEAESLLSEAVQSAPELARCWSALGLLAFRRGEVELAIAHHLRAVALEPENARVHGHLGVALYEKGWFLGAETELRRALQLDPDFADGHYNLAVIYLAKETPAIEMARRHYRRARDLGVPADEGIEAQLTPSEIEPSSP from the coding sequence ATGCACCGATCTCTTCTTTGTCTCCTGGTGGCGCTGCCCGGCTGGGGCGAAGCCCAGCCCAGCAAGCCGGCCCAGGCCGCCGCCGCCTACCAAGCGCGCGATTGGGAGCAAGCCGCGAGGCTTTACCAGGAGATCCTCGCGACCCAGCCGAGCGACGAAGCCACCCTCGGCAACTACGGACTGGTTCTCTACCGACTTGAGCGCTGGGAAGAGGCGGAGTCTCTTTTGAGCGAGGCCGTGCAGAGCGCCCCGGAGCTGGCGCGCTGCTGGAGTGCGCTTGGCCTGTTGGCCTTTCGGCGGGGGGAAGTGGAGCTGGCCATTGCCCATCACCTGCGGGCGGTCGCTCTCGAACCGGAAAACGCCCGTGTCCATGGCCATCTGGGAGTGGCGCTTTACGAAAAGGGCTGGTTCCTCGGGGCGGAAACCGAGCTGCGGCGAGCCCTCCAGTTGGATCCCGACTTTGCCGATGGGCACTACAACTTGGCCGTCATCTACCTCGCCAAGGAAACGCCCGCCATCGAGATGGCCCGGCGCCACTACCGCCGCGCTCGCGACCTGGGCGTCCCTGCCGATGAAGGGATCGAGGCGCAATTGACCCCGAGCGAAATCGAGCCCAGTTCTCCCTGA
- a CDS encoding D-alanyl-D-alanine carboxypeptidase family protein, which yields MPLRFLALLSLLSVVACQVGCIDSGPAASGSRAPSAPPLAYQDPLAIARPLAAPAEAVPVVSESAIVINADTGHILYAKNIDERRAVASTQKLLTALLVIKEGHLGQAVTVVAQDTEVEPTKIGVKAGERYTRLQLLEALLIKSGNDIANVLARDHSGSYSAFVQEMNTFATLVGMKNSRFLNAHGLTEPGQFSTARDIARLGWIAHRVPLIRKYVQTNEFTFSYADGRRRVFENTNKVLARMPACTGMKTGYTRASGRCLVSSAEANGKRVIAVALGGTHRSIWDDSVKLLKFGLTQ from the coding sequence ATGCCACTCCGCTTCCTCGCTCTTCTCTCGCTGCTTTCAGTGGTCGCCTGCCAGGTTGGCTGCATCGACTCGGGACCCGCCGCCTCTGGCAGTCGAGCGCCCTCGGCCCCGCCGCTCGCCTACCAAGACCCGCTCGCCATCGCGAGGCCGCTGGCCGCCCCGGCCGAAGCCGTCCCGGTGGTCTCGGAGTCGGCCATTGTCATCAATGCGGACACCGGCCACATTCTCTACGCCAAGAACATCGACGAGCGCCGCGCCGTCGCCAGCACCCAGAAACTCCTGACCGCCCTCCTCGTCATCAAGGAAGGCCACCTCGGCCAAGCGGTCACCGTGGTGGCCCAGGACACCGAGGTCGAGCCCACCAAAATCGGCGTGAAAGCGGGCGAGCGCTACACCCGGCTGCAATTGCTGGAAGCGCTGCTCATCAAAAGCGGGAACGACATCGCCAACGTCCTCGCGCGTGACCATTCCGGATCCTACTCCGCCTTTGTTCAGGAAATGAACACCTTCGCCACCCTGGTCGGCATGAAGAACTCGCGTTTCCTCAATGCGCACGGCCTGACCGAGCCGGGGCAGTTCTCGACCGCCCGCGACATCGCCCGTCTGGGCTGGATCGCGCACCGCGTGCCTCTCATCCGCAAATACGTGCAGACAAATGAATTCACGTTCTCGTATGCCGACGGTCGCCGCCGCGTCTTCGAAAACACCAACAAGGTCCTCGCCAGGATGCCGGCCTGCACCGGGATGAAAACCGGTTACACCCGGGCCAGCGGTCGCTGCCTCGTGAGCTCGGCCGAAGCCAATGGCAAGCGAGTCATCGCCGTGGCCCTGGGCGGGACCCATCGCTCCATCTGGGATGACTCCGTCAAGCTGCTCAAGTTTGGCCTCACCCAGTGA
- a CDS encoding 8-amino-7-oxononanoate synthase: MRDPSEELAALASAQLRRSLRAVESPTGRCLRLDGRELLDFSSNDYLGLAHHPALVEAFARAAREHGVGSGASRLLSGSLGPHRALEEDLARFKSTEAALTFATGYATAVGTLSALCGKGDFLLLDKLSHACLIDGARLSGARLRVFPHNHLGKLESHLRWAREQAGPKSRILVVTESVFSMDGDRCPLPEIVDLKNRYGAWLLLDEAHALGVVGPGGRGLAAELQLAPEVELQMGTLGKALGTAGGYLAASRPIVDLLINRARSLIYSTAPPPAQAAVARAALQLLLSPEGTERQARLQKNLATFARQTGRPLPESAILPLVLGQESKALEAQASLLEAGFFVPAVRYPTVAKKQARLRLTLSAAHTTEDLLSLTQNLPPGLKAEP; the protein is encoded by the coding sequence ATGCGGGACCCGAGCGAAGAACTGGCCGCGCTCGCATCGGCCCAGCTCCGCCGGAGCTTGCGGGCGGTGGAGAGTCCCACCGGCCGCTGCCTCCGACTCGACGGGCGAGAGCTTCTCGATTTTTCGAGCAATGATTACCTCGGGCTGGCCCATCACCCGGCCCTGGTGGAAGCCTTCGCCCGCGCTGCTCGGGAGCACGGGGTCGGCAGTGGCGCTTCCCGCCTCCTCTCCGGCAGCCTCGGCCCCCACCGCGCGCTCGAAGAAGACCTGGCTCGCTTCAAATCGACGGAAGCCGCCCTCACCTTCGCCACGGGCTACGCCACGGCCGTGGGGACCTTGAGCGCGCTCTGTGGGAAGGGGGATTTCCTGCTCCTGGACAAGCTCTCGCACGCCTGTCTCATCGATGGCGCGCGACTCTCCGGTGCCCGCCTCCGGGTCTTCCCTCACAATCATCTGGGCAAGCTCGAGAGTCACTTGCGCTGGGCGCGTGAGCAAGCGGGGCCGAAAAGCCGGATCCTGGTGGTCACCGAATCCGTCTTCAGCATGGATGGAGACCGCTGCCCGCTGCCCGAAATCGTGGACTTAAAAAATCGCTATGGCGCGTGGTTGCTCCTGGACGAGGCCCACGCCCTCGGGGTGGTCGGCCCGGGAGGACGTGGCCTGGCGGCAGAACTTCAGCTGGCCCCCGAAGTCGAACTGCAAATGGGCACCCTCGGCAAGGCCCTTGGCACGGCCGGAGGCTACCTGGCTGCCTCCCGCCCCATCGTGGATCTCTTGATCAATCGAGCGCGCTCCCTCATTTACAGCACCGCCCCGCCCCCCGCCCAGGCAGCCGTGGCCCGAGCGGCTTTGCAGCTTTTGCTCTCGCCCGAAGGCACCGAGCGGCAAGCCCGTCTCCAAAAGAACCTCGCCACCTTCGCCCGGCAGACCGGCCGCCCCCTCCCGGAAAGCGCCATTCTGCCCCTGGTCTTGGGCCAAGAATCGAAAGCGCTCGAGGCCCAAGCGAGCTTGCTGGAAGCGGGGTTCTTCGTGCCGGCGGTCCGCTACCCCACCGTCGCCAAAAAACAGGCCCGCCTCCGCCTTACCTTAAGCGCCGCCCACACCACCGAAGACCTCCTAAGCCTGACCCAAAACCTCCCTCCCGGGCTGAAAGCCGAACCCTGA
- a CDS encoding N-acetylmuramoyl-L-alanine amidase produces MSRFLALFLFSLTAGLMAPELKASPFDTIVIDPGHGGKDNGALWGGVKEKELNLSVALRLKHLLESRGKRVVLTRSSDRFVSLEERCRIANRYHRSLFLSLHFNAAPRLGARGIETFYYGRRGRQLADQVHAHLLEGVDFYDRGIKRKRFHVLRGTRAPAVLVELGFLSNPVERKICAHPAYHDIVARQLALAVLRYR; encoded by the coding sequence ATGTCCCGATTTCTTGCTCTTTTTCTCTTTTCCCTGACGGCGGGGCTGATGGCTCCCGAGCTCAAGGCGAGTCCTTTCGACACGATTGTGATCGATCCAGGGCATGGTGGGAAAGACAACGGGGCCCTCTGGGGAGGCGTGAAGGAGAAAGAGCTCAACTTGAGCGTGGCCCTTCGCCTGAAGCACCTTTTGGAATCTCGCGGCAAGCGGGTCGTCCTGACCCGTTCGAGCGATCGCTTTGTCTCGCTCGAGGAGCGCTGCCGGATCGCCAATCGCTACCATCGCTCCCTCTTCCTCAGCCTACACTTCAACGCGGCTCCGCGTCTCGGTGCCCGTGGCATTGAAACCTTTTACTACGGGCGACGCGGCCGCCAGCTCGCGGACCAGGTCCATGCCCACCTGCTGGAGGGAGTCGACTTCTATGACCGGGGAATCAAGCGCAAGCGCTTCCATGTCCTCCGCGGGACCCGCGCGCCCGCTGTGCTGGTGGAACTCGGGTTCTTGAGCAACCCCGTCGAGCGAAAAATCTGCGCTCATCCCGCCTACCATGACATCGTGGCCCGTCAGTTGGCCTTGGCCGTGCTTCGGTATCGCTAG
- a CDS encoding universal stress protein, with protein sequence MKRFQRLLVIHDPLVDNRSLWQWCRQLNAVSQPERIDVLAPVDWPLPEYSGADEQEVSPPSADQELSEAIASEAEGLPIELHFSRGEGLREALQLLRGGEFDLVLTTLQDERSRIFAERLTRKSPAGVLAVPNGASFPPLSIAAAVDFSDLSPLTIEWAQAFSTLSPENQGRKTVLHFVRVPTTRLSASHGTDVLEPGYLESGQRHLTTFMEELPQNDTRWEHTVDSSLFPGGSMASYANNQDCDLLILGSHGSNALSLALLGSNTADVLRRSQKPVLVVKRKNESLAFLLQLLGMRN encoded by the coding sequence ATGAAACGATTTCAGCGCCTTCTTGTCATTCACGACCCCTTGGTCGACAACCGTTCCCTCTGGCAATGGTGCCGCCAGCTCAATGCGGTGTCCCAGCCGGAACGCATCGACGTGTTGGCACCCGTCGACTGGCCGCTCCCCGAATACTCAGGCGCGGACGAGCAAGAAGTCAGCCCGCCCTCTGCCGACCAGGAGCTGTCCGAGGCCATCGCGAGCGAGGCCGAGGGCTTGCCGATCGAGCTCCATTTCAGCCGGGGAGAAGGACTTCGGGAAGCGCTTCAGCTTCTCCGCGGGGGCGAGTTCGACCTCGTCCTGACGACCTTGCAGGATGAGCGCAGTCGCATCTTCGCCGAGCGTCTTACCCGCAAAAGTCCAGCCGGCGTCTTGGCCGTCCCCAACGGCGCCTCCTTCCCGCCGCTCTCCATCGCGGCCGCGGTCGATTTCTCTGACCTCTCGCCCCTCACCATTGAATGGGCCCAAGCCTTTTCGACCCTCTCTCCTGAAAATCAGGGCCGCAAGACCGTCCTCCACTTCGTGCGGGTGCCCACCACCCGCCTCTCGGCTTCCCACGGGACCGACGTGCTCGAGCCCGGCTACCTCGAATCGGGGCAGCGCCACCTCACGACCTTCATGGAAGAACTGCCCCAGAATGACACCCGCTGGGAGCACACGGTCGACTCCAGCCTCTTTCCTGGCGGCAGCATGGCCAGTTATGCCAACAATCAGGACTGCGATCTGCTCATCCTGGGCAGTCATGGATCGAACGCCCTTAGTCTGGCCCTCCTCGGGAGCAACACCGCAGACGTCCTTCGCCGGAGCCAAAAGCCGGTCTTGGTGGTGAAGCGCAAAAACGAAAGTCTCGCCTTCCTGCTCCAGCTCCTGGGCATGCGGAACTGA
- the mbhE gene encoding hydrogen gas-evolving membrane-bound hydrogenase subunit E produces the protein MESLLLLLALPAALALLVLVGGVLVRRGPLLAGGLIALAYGAAAVWLLWALPTLEEVLWSRPWVEALGMNLALRLTPFTAWFGAIIFGIGGCIALYASGYFAQDRRLPFLLGSLGLFTTAMLGVLWSDNLLLLFLFWEGTSLLSFLLVGFNHGQALNRQKASQALLVTFLGGAALLAGILLVQAHYGTVLISQLLAMENPDAGGPIGRIALLLIAVGALTKSAQWPFHFWLPNAMAGPTPVSAYLHSATMVKAGVFLLATLAPLLRDHPIWTPLLVICGILTVLTAVLRAAREDDLKSILASTTLGALGFLTVLAGVGSPSALLGFVIFLTAHAFYKAPLFLCAGNLEKSFGTRNLSQLRGAARKLPVTGLALTLSTLSLVGVAPLPGFLGKEYLLKAAWAYSPWVALGVAFAAAGVLALGLRFLIPLWLPDRDAKSPKKLPVPLSLAACLPALGAIALAFSLPQASHRFLGPAATSLGAYAEASYQFWYGWTPALFLSLGAIAFSLVLTYFLSRPHRPALSPTWSPLFEPFYHTVIAALRQGASAFAKWLVAGSLSRQLLLMLAFVGTLSLLALQPGNWPRPELSFPPQSLGAVGIALLLGFATVAAARSRRLIPLLVSLGMVGLLVAALFLWFSAPDLALTQLLAETLLLFLLVGALGRCFPQKIETHHPVSRLVIASATGLLVSALVFKAMLVGDASPLAAYFLNTSLPEAYGANVVNVILVDFRALDTFGEITVLAIAGWGLTAALGARRASQTSLGTFRSPWIETARRPFFFVLLPVALWTFWRGHNEPGGGFIGALVAGAAVGYCLLSGIPRQERLVDRLAFWLPVAGLLTALVAALSPLLVGKAFFQGLWWHSGDLHLGTPLLFDLGVFLTVIGFTLSYLRRTLASPTA, from the coding sequence ATGGAATCCTTGCTTCTGCTGCTCGCTCTCCCCGCAGCGCTTGCCCTCCTTGTGCTCGTGGGGGGCGTCCTCGTCCGCCGGGGCCCGCTCCTGGCTGGCGGCCTCATCGCCCTGGCCTACGGGGCTGCAGCCGTCTGGCTTTTGTGGGCCCTACCCACCTTGGAAGAAGTCCTCTGGAGCCGTCCTTGGGTCGAAGCGCTCGGGATGAATTTGGCCCTCCGCTTGACGCCCTTCACCGCCTGGTTTGGGGCCATCATCTTCGGCATCGGCGGCTGCATCGCGCTTTATGCCAGTGGCTACTTCGCCCAGGACCGGCGGCTCCCCTTTCTCCTCGGCAGTCTCGGGCTCTTCACGACCGCCATGTTGGGCGTCCTTTGGTCGGACAATCTCCTGCTCCTATTCCTCTTCTGGGAAGGCACCTCGCTGCTCTCCTTCCTGCTGGTGGGCTTCAATCATGGCCAAGCGCTCAATCGCCAAAAGGCCTCCCAAGCCCTCCTCGTGACCTTCCTGGGCGGGGCCGCCCTCCTCGCGGGCATCCTCCTGGTCCAGGCCCATTATGGGACCGTCCTCATCAGCCAACTCCTAGCCATGGAGAACCCCGATGCGGGAGGGCCGATTGGCCGCATCGCCTTGCTCCTCATCGCAGTGGGCGCGCTCACCAAGTCCGCCCAGTGGCCTTTTCACTTTTGGTTGCCGAACGCCATGGCCGGGCCCACCCCCGTCTCCGCCTACCTCCACTCCGCCACCATGGTCAAAGCAGGGGTCTTTCTGCTGGCCACGCTCGCGCCCCTCCTTCGTGACCACCCCATTTGGACACCCCTCTTGGTGATCTGCGGCATTCTCACGGTGCTGACGGCCGTCTTGCGGGCGGCACGCGAGGACGACCTCAAATCCATCCTCGCTTCCACCACTCTGGGGGCCCTCGGTTTCCTGACCGTGCTGGCAGGAGTGGGCAGCCCCTCCGCCCTCTTGGGCTTTGTCATCTTCCTGACGGCCCACGCCTTTTACAAGGCACCTCTCTTCCTCTGCGCCGGCAATCTGGAAAAAAGCTTTGGCACGAGAAATCTCTCTCAACTACGCGGTGCCGCCCGCAAGCTGCCCGTGACCGGCCTCGCCCTGACGCTCTCCACGCTCTCGCTGGTGGGCGTGGCCCCCCTGCCCGGTTTCCTGGGCAAGGAATACCTGCTCAAAGCGGCCTGGGCTTACTCGCCCTGGGTGGCTTTGGGAGTGGCCTTCGCGGCGGCCGGGGTGCTGGCTCTGGGACTTCGTTTCCTTATCCCGCTCTGGCTGCCCGACCGGGATGCCAAGTCGCCCAAAAAGCTTCCCGTCCCCCTCTCCCTGGCCGCCTGCCTGCCAGCCCTGGGGGCCATCGCCCTCGCCTTTTCCCTCCCCCAAGCTAGCCACCGTTTCCTCGGACCGGCGGCCACCTCCCTCGGCGCTTACGCGGAAGCGTCCTACCAGTTCTGGTATGGCTGGACGCCTGCCTTGTTTCTGAGTTTGGGAGCGATCGCGTTTTCTCTGGTGTTGACCTATTTCTTGAGCCGCCCTCACCGTCCGGCCCTCTCCCCCACTTGGTCTCCCCTCTTCGAGCCCTTCTACCACACCGTCATCGCCGCCCTTCGCCAAGGGGCGAGCGCCTTCGCCAAGTGGCTCGTGGCGGGCTCCCTTTCCCGGCAGCTTCTCCTGATGTTGGCCTTCGTCGGCACGCTCTCCCTCCTGGCCCTTCAGCCGGGCAATTGGCCGCGGCCAGAGCTTTCCTTTCCACCCCAGTCCCTCGGCGCGGTCGGCATCGCCCTCTTACTGGGTTTTGCGACCGTGGCGGCCGCTCGTTCCCGGCGCTTGATTCCCCTGCTCGTCTCCCTCGGGATGGTCGGCTTGCTGGTGGCGGCGCTCTTTCTCTGGTTCAGCGCGCCCGATTTGGCTCTCACGCAGTTGCTTGCGGAGACGCTTCTCTTGTTCCTTTTGGTCGGGGCCTTGGGGCGCTGTTTCCCTCAGAAGATCGAGACCCATCACCCGGTCTCCCGCCTCGTCATCGCCTCGGCCACCGGACTGCTCGTGAGCGCGCTCGTCTTCAAGGCCATGCTGGTAGGCGATGCCAGCCCGCTGGCCGCCTACTTTCTCAACACCAGCCTCCCGGAGGCCTACGGGGCCAATGTCGTGAACGTCATTTTGGTGGACTTCCGGGCGCTGGACACCTTTGGAGAAATCACCGTCTTGGCCATCGCGGGCTGGGGCCTGACCGCGGCCTTGGGGGCTCGACGGGCCTCCCAGACCTCCCTGGGGACCTTCCGCTCCCCCTGGATTGAAACCGCCCGCCGCCCCTTCTTCTTCGTGCTCCTCCCGGTGGCTCTCTGGACCTTTTGGCGAGGGCACAACGAACCCGGCGGCGGTTTCATCGGGGCCCTCGTGGCGGGCGCGGCCGTGGGCTATTGCCTCCTCTCGGGCATTCCCCGTCAAGAGCGCTTGGTAGATCGCTTGGCCTTTTGGCTGCCGGTAGCCGGCTTGCTGACCGCGCTCGTGGCCGCCCTCTCCCCGCTGCTGGTGGGCAAAGCCTTCTTCCAAGGACTTTGGTGGCATTCCGGGGACTTGCATCTGGGGACGCCCCTGCTCTTCGACCTCGGGGTCTTTCTCACCGTGATCGGGTTCACCCTGAGCTACCTCCGCCGCACCCTCGCCAGCCCCACAGCCTAA
- a CDS encoding NADH-quinone oxidoreductase subunit K, which translates to MELIIALTIGLLAAAGVYRLTGRTRIDVLAGLILLGQAANLTIFAAGGLQHNAAALLDKSQKGQAIDPTAFADPLPQALVLTAIVIGFGLIAFALTLLPRQPEE; encoded by the coding sequence ATGGAACTCATCATCGCCCTCACCATCGGCCTCCTGGCGGCCGCCGGAGTCTACCGCCTGACCGGTCGGACCCGGATCGACGTGCTGGCCGGCCTCATTCTCCTGGGCCAAGCCGCCAATCTGACCATCTTTGCGGCCGGGGGCCTCCAGCACAATGCGGCCGCGCTGCTCGACAAAAGCCAAAAAGGCCAAGCCATCGACCCCACCGCCTTCGCTGATCCCCTCCCCCAAGCGCTCGTCTTGACCGCCATTGTGATCGGCTTTGGCCTCATCGCCTTCGCCCTCACACTCCTGCCTCGCCAACCCGAAGAATGA
- a CDS encoding proton-conducting transporter membrane subunit, producing MTPDAALLLSLFAPLVGAIFCLWPRGRRFWAVAGIAAGLIGSSSLLFFTADGSVHALASGSWRAPFGIVLVADALAAFLLVVCQLVVLAGILLLSHPRYAGLRRRQALPLLLTLSLGASGAFLTGDLFNLYVWFEVLLLSSFALMSLVRGQGTGGEVWRYVIINLVSSLLFLAGAGLIYSKMGTLNFADLHLRLQESPQGFLVDSSAALLFGAFGIKAALLPLAFWLPHSYPLLPGPIGGIFAGILTKVGLYAFYRVFGFVFAEDGSFPWQPLLLVLAILTMLGGVLGAVAQGEMRRILTFHIISQVGYMALALALFTPLALAAGIYYLAHHIIVKANLFFAAGLVETRTGSSQLDQVRGLAVSAPVLAWLFALPALSLAGLPPLSGFFAKFSLLRSALEAGEILSAVAIVLVGLLTLFSMLKIWLAVFWGDPDPEAPARSLGRLGPAASLGLGLVTVSVGLLAGPLFEIAQRAAYNLLEPTAYLEAVLGPLVP from the coding sequence ATGACTCCCGACGCCGCCCTTCTCCTGAGCCTCTTCGCACCTCTCGTGGGAGCGATCTTCTGCCTCTGGCCGCGGGGCCGCCGCTTCTGGGCGGTGGCCGGCATCGCAGCTGGCTTGATCGGTTCCAGCTCCCTGCTCTTCTTCACCGCGGATGGCTCCGTCCACGCGCTCGCCTCGGGCTCCTGGCGAGCGCCTTTCGGGATCGTCTTGGTGGCTGATGCCTTGGCCGCCTTCCTCTTGGTGGTTTGCCAGCTAGTGGTCCTGGCGGGGATTCTTCTGCTCTCCCACCCACGCTACGCCGGGCTGCGTCGGCGGCAGGCGCTTCCACTGCTGCTGACCCTCTCACTGGGAGCCAGCGGCGCCTTTCTGACCGGCGATCTCTTCAATCTCTATGTCTGGTTCGAAGTGCTCCTCCTCTCCTCCTTCGCGCTCATGAGTTTGGTCCGGGGGCAGGGCACCGGGGGAGAAGTCTGGCGTTACGTCATCATCAATCTCGTTTCCTCCCTCCTCTTTCTGGCGGGCGCTGGGCTCATCTACTCGAAAATGGGCACGCTCAATTTCGCCGACCTCCACCTCCGTCTCCAAGAAAGCCCCCAAGGCTTCCTCGTGGACAGCTCGGCCGCCCTTCTCTTTGGCGCCTTCGGCATCAAAGCGGCGCTCCTCCCCCTGGCCTTCTGGCTGCCCCATTCTTACCCGCTTCTGCCGGGCCCGATTGGGGGGATTTTCGCCGGAATTCTCACCAAGGTCGGCCTCTACGCCTTCTACCGGGTCTTTGGCTTTGTCTTCGCGGAAGACGGCAGCTTCCCGTGGCAACCCCTCCTCTTGGTTCTGGCCATTCTGACCATGTTGGGCGGGGTCTTGGGGGCGGTCGCGCAAGGAGAAATGCGCCGCATCCTGACCTTTCACATCATCAGCCAAGTCGGCTACATGGCCCTGGCCTTGGCCCTCTTCACGCCCTTGGCTCTGGCCGCAGGGATCTACTACCTGGCGCACCACATCATCGTGAAAGCCAATCTCTTCTTTGCGGCCGGCCTGGTGGAAACTCGGACGGGCTCCTCCCAGCTCGATCAAGTGAGGGGCCTGGCCGTGAGCGCCCCCGTCCTGGCCTGGCTCTTCGCCCTTCCGGCTCTCTCCCTGGCGGGACTACCCCCGCTCTCCGGCTTCTTCGCCAAATTCTCCCTCCTACGCTCGGCTCTGGAGGCGGGGGAGATCCTCTCGGCGGTCGCGATCGTGCTGGTCGGTTTGCTCACTCTCTTCTCCATGCTGAAAATCTGGTTGGCCGTCTTCTGGGGGGATCCCGATCCGGAAGCGCCCGCGCGCTCGCTTGGCCGACTCGGTCCGGCTGCCAGCCTCGGCCTCGGCTTGGTCACGGTCTCGGTCGGGCTCTTGGCCGGACCTCTCTTCGAAATCGCCCAGCGGGCGGCCTACAATCTCCTAGAACCCACCGCTTACCTCGAAGCCGTGCTCGGCCCGCTCGTGCCATGA
- a CDS encoding Na+/H+ antiporter subunit E has protein sequence MIALLVFPFYYLWAVVSGSLRIARDVLSPHPRIAPVLVKVPLSLPSSRQRLLLAYLITMTPGTLSVDERDGCLLIHSLYDAENPQDLVDEILKRYQPVVARLPF, from the coding sequence ATGATCGCTCTCCTCGTCTTCCCCTTTTATTATCTCTGGGCGGTCGTGAGCGGCTCCCTGCGGATCGCGCGCGACGTCCTCAGTCCCCACCCCCGCATCGCCCCCGTGCTGGTCAAGGTGCCCTTGTCTCTGCCCTCCTCCCGGCAGCGACTTCTCTTGGCCTACCTCATCACGATGACGCCGGGCACCTTGTCGGTCGATGAGCGGGATGGCTGCCTCCTGATCCATTCGCTCTACGACGCCGAGAACCCCCAGGACCTCGTCGATGAAATTCTGAAGCGCTACCAGCCAGTGGTCGCTCGCCTCCCGTTCTGA
- a CDS encoding monovalent cation/H+ antiporter complex subunit F, translating into MLNLAIVLLAISLALSLARLATARLMADRIIALDVVSFQLLGIAVLLAFFDENPLALQFAFALSLLGFLATVLLSQLLRKS; encoded by the coding sequence ATGTTGAACCTCGCCATCGTCCTTCTCGCGATCTCGCTTGCGCTCAGCTTGGCGCGCCTGGCCACCGCTCGCCTGATGGCCGACCGCATCATCGCGCTCGATGTGGTCAGCTTCCAGCTCCTCGGAATCGCCGTCCTGTTGGCCTTCTTCGATGAAAATCCGCTCGCGCTCCAGTTTGCCTTTGCCCTCTCGCTCTTGGGCTTCCTCGCCACCGTGCTCCTATCCCAACTCCTCCGAAAATCATGA